One segment of Streptomyces sp. TG1A-8 DNA contains the following:
- a CDS encoding HAD family hydrolase encodes MDRAAVFDVDGTLVDTNHLHVVTWWEAFRQAGHRVPMHAVHRAVGLGSTDLIAHLLGEDRDPSQDAELSAAHKALYGQYFDRLPALPGAGELLRRLHREGWAVVLATSASGGELGALRRAIDADDAITGTASSDDVQEGKPAAEPVEHALELAGVPASRAVFVGDTVWDMRAGGKAGVRCVGLLCGGIPRADLTEAGAHEVYADPADLLARLADSPLG; translated from the coding sequence ATGGACCGCGCCGCCGTCTTCGACGTCGACGGGACCCTCGTCGACACCAATCACCTGCACGTCGTCACCTGGTGGGAGGCCTTCCGGCAGGCGGGCCACCGGGTGCCGATGCACGCGGTGCACCGGGCGGTGGGACTCGGCTCCACGGATCTGATCGCCCACCTGCTCGGGGAGGACCGCGACCCGTCGCAGGACGCCGAGCTGAGCGCCGCGCACAAGGCGCTGTACGGGCAGTACTTCGACCGGCTGCCCGCCCTGCCCGGGGCCGGGGAGCTGCTGCGGCGGCTGCACCGCGAGGGCTGGGCGGTCGTCCTCGCCACCTCCGCGAGCGGCGGCGAACTGGGCGCGCTGCGCCGGGCGATCGACGCGGACGACGCCATCACCGGCACCGCCAGTTCGGACGACGTGCAGGAGGGCAAGCCGGCCGCGGAGCCGGTGGAGCACGCCCTGGAGCTGGCCGGCGTGCCCGCCTCCCGGGCGGTGTTCGTCGGGGACACCGTGTGGGACATGCGGGCGGGCGGCAAGGCGGGGGTGCGCTGCGTGGGCCTGCTGTGCGGCGGGATCCCGCGGGCGGACCTGACGGAGGCGGGGGCGCATGAGGTGTACGCCGACCCCGCCGACCTGCTGGCCCGGCTGGCGGACAGCCCGCTGGGCTGA
- a CDS encoding SDR family oxidoreductase: MNTPAGSRVVVTGATGNVGTSVVRLLSEDPRIASVHGLARRTPEWSPPKTQWSAVDLASGTAGPAELFEGADAVIHLAWAFQPTHDPATTWRTNVLGSIRVYEAVAAARVPVLVHASSVGAYSPGPKDRPVDESWPTHGWPDAAYCREKAYLERTLDVFERDHPEVRVVRMRPAFLFKWQSASEQRRIFGGRFLPGPLARPELLPFLPDVPGLRLQALHTDDAAEAYRLAVHSDSARGAYNLAAEPPVDAAMLAEMLGARPVRLPRTAVRSAIAAAWGLHLLPASPHLFDAVLRLPLMDWSRARTELGWRPRYTADEVLREFLDGLQKGGGMETAPLQGHKVG, from the coding sequence GTGAACACACCAGCGGGCAGCAGGGTGGTCGTGACGGGCGCCACCGGGAACGTGGGCACGAGCGTGGTCCGCCTGCTCTCGGAGGACCCCCGGATCGCGTCGGTGCACGGTCTGGCACGGCGGACGCCCGAGTGGTCCCCGCCGAAGACGCAGTGGTCGGCGGTGGACCTGGCGTCCGGGACGGCCGGCCCGGCCGAGCTGTTCGAGGGCGCCGACGCCGTGATCCACCTGGCCTGGGCGTTCCAGCCGACGCACGATCCGGCGACCACCTGGCGGACCAACGTCCTGGGCAGCATCCGGGTGTACGAGGCGGTGGCCGCGGCCCGGGTGCCGGTGCTGGTGCACGCCTCGTCGGTGGGCGCCTACTCCCCGGGGCCCAAGGACCGCCCCGTGGACGAGTCGTGGCCGACGCACGGCTGGCCGGACGCCGCGTACTGCCGGGAGAAGGCCTATCTGGAGCGCACCCTCGACGTCTTCGAGCGCGACCACCCCGAGGTGCGGGTGGTGCGGATGCGTCCGGCGTTCCTGTTCAAGTGGCAGTCGGCGAGCGAGCAGCGCCGGATCTTCGGCGGACGCTTCCTGCCCGGTCCGCTGGCCCGGCCCGAGCTGTTGCCGTTCCTGCCGGACGTCCCCGGGCTCCGGCTGCAGGCGCTGCACACGGACGACGCGGCCGAGGCCTACCGGCTCGCGGTGCACTCGGACTCCGCCCGGGGCGCGTACAACCTCGCCGCCGAGCCGCCGGTCGACGCCGCGATGCTCGCGGAGATGCTCGGCGCCCGCCCGGTCCGGCTGCCGCGCACGGCGGTCCGTTCGGCGATCGCCGCGGCCTGGGGACTGCACCTGTTGCCGGCGTCCCCGCACCTGTTCGACGCGGTCCTGCGCCTGCCGCTGATGGACTGGAGCCGGGCCCGCACCGAGCTGGGCTGGCGGCCCCGGTACACGGCGGACGAGGTGCTGCGCGAGTTCCTGGACGGACTGCAGAAGGGCGGCGGCATGGAGACGGCGCCGCTGCAGGGACACAAGGTCGGCTGA
- a CDS encoding ROK family transcriptional regulator, whose protein sequence is MAARSGRTVRDLRRGNRTAVLQRLYFDGPLSRFELGPATGLSSGSVSNVVADLVADGLVEEAGSVDSDGGRPRTLLRVAPHSGQMVGVDVGETRVRVELFDLALTELARTERPLSPQGYDVDVITGHIRDGVSEVLAAREAAPERLLGVGVGVPGIVEYTADRGAVVHGQTIGWDAVPLEELLHSTSGLPDGVPYFIDNGAKTLGQAEMWFGAGRGARNAVVVLFGSGVGACLVTPQVEQGRAVEWGHLTVRVRGRRCRCGAPGCLEAYAGAESLLARWREEGGRPPEGTDEETALTAMLAAAYPPGGTGADPVALAVLEETAEYLGAGLSDLINLFQPERILIGGWAGLQLGTRFLPAVRRHAATYALRHPGDKVTIDLGRLGPDAVTVGAAILPLADFFARGGHRPEPVTEARLPAWRAALRERTPR, encoded by the coding sequence ATGGCGGCGCGGAGCGGGCGCACGGTACGCGACCTCAGACGGGGCAACCGCACGGCCGTGCTGCAGCGGCTCTATTTCGACGGCCCGCTCAGCCGCTTCGAGCTGGGCCCCGCGACCGGTCTCAGCTCCGGCTCGGTCAGCAACGTGGTCGCGGACCTCGTGGCCGACGGCCTGGTCGAGGAGGCCGGCAGCGTCGACTCCGACGGCGGGCGCCCCCGCACCCTGCTGCGCGTCGCCCCGCACAGCGGGCAGATGGTCGGCGTCGACGTCGGCGAGACCCGCGTCCGCGTCGAGCTGTTCGACCTGGCCCTCACCGAACTCGCCCGCACCGAGCGCCCGCTGAGCCCGCAGGGCTACGACGTCGACGTCATCACCGGTCACATCCGCGACGGCGTATCGGAGGTCCTCGCCGCCCGGGAGGCGGCGCCCGAGCGGTTGCTGGGCGTCGGCGTCGGCGTCCCCGGCATCGTGGAGTACACGGCGGACCGGGGCGCGGTGGTGCACGGGCAGACCATCGGCTGGGACGCGGTCCCGCTGGAGGAACTGCTCCACTCGACCTCCGGCCTCCCCGACGGCGTCCCGTACTTCATCGACAACGGCGCCAAGACGCTGGGCCAGGCCGAGATGTGGTTCGGCGCGGGACGCGGCGCCCGCAACGCCGTGGTCGTGCTCTTCGGCTCCGGCGTCGGCGCCTGCCTGGTCACCCCCCAGGTGGAGCAGGGGCGGGCCGTCGAATGGGGTCATCTGACGGTGCGCGTCCGCGGCCGCCGGTGCCGCTGCGGCGCACCGGGCTGCCTGGAGGCCTACGCCGGCGCCGAGTCACTGCTGGCCCGCTGGCGCGAGGAGGGCGGCCGCCCGCCGGAGGGGACCGACGAGGAGACCGCGCTCACCGCGATGCTCGCCGCCGCCTACCCGCCCGGGGGCACCGGGGCCGACCCGGTCGCGCTGGCCGTGCTGGAGGAGACCGCCGAGTACCTGGGCGCCGGCCTGTCGGACCTGATCAACCTCTTCCAGCCGGAGCGGATCCTCATCGGCGGCTGGGCCGGCCTCCAGCTCGGCACCCGGTTCCTGCCCGCCGTGCGCCGCCACGCGGCGACGTACGCCCTGCGTCACCCGGGCGACAAGGTCACCATCGACCTCGGCCGGCTCGGTCCCGACGCCGTCACCGTCGGCGCCGCGATCCTGCCGCTGGCCGACTTCTTCGCCCGCGGCGGCCACCGCCCCGAACCGGTCACCGAGGCCCGCCTGCCTGCCTGGCGCGCCGCCCTGCGGGAACGGACACCGCGCTGA
- a CDS encoding FBP domain-containing protein: MRPLTEQDIRKSFVNCSQGEAKRLAVPRDLGERPWDDLDFLGWRDPGAPDRSYLVTERDGRPVGVTLRFPAAQRGFLRRSMCSVCLTTHPGGGVSLMTARKAGAAGREGNSVGVYMCTDLACSLYVRGKRLPQSGTRFEESLTLQEQIARTTANLRAFLDRLRA, translated from the coding sequence ATGAGACCGCTCACCGAGCAGGACATCCGCAAGTCGTTCGTCAACTGCTCCCAGGGGGAGGCCAAGCGTCTGGCGGTCCCGCGCGATCTGGGCGAACGCCCGTGGGACGACCTCGACTTCCTCGGCTGGCGCGATCCGGGGGCGCCCGACCGCAGCTACCTGGTCACCGAGCGGGACGGCCGGCCCGTCGGCGTCACGCTGCGCTTCCCGGCCGCGCAGCGCGGGTTCCTGCGCCGCAGCATGTGCTCGGTGTGCCTGACGACCCATCCGGGCGGCGGGGTCTCGCTGATGACCGCGCGGAAGGCGGGCGCTGCGGGCCGCGAGGGCAACTCGGTCGGCGTGTACATGTGCACGGACCTGGCGTGCTCGCTGTACGTGCGCGGCAAGAGGCTGCCGCAGTCCGGGACGCGGTTCGAGGAGAGCCTCACCCTCCAGGAGCAGATCGCCCGGACCACCGCCAACCTCCGGGCCTTCCTCGACAGGCTCCGGGCCTGA